The window TTTCCAGGTGTTACATCTCTCGAGGATTATCTTGATGTTGTCAGAGGGTGTTTCAGGTTCTCTCCCGAGTTTACCGTTGGACTGTGGTTTTATCAAAGTTACTGGCTTAATGGTAACCTTGAGTTTGTCGATGCTATCATCAGATCTGCCGAGGCTCACGGTGCTGTAGTGATACCCGTTTTTCACCTTCGGTATCGTGATAAAGAGCGTGGAAATCGTGGAGCCAAGGAAGTAGCAGAAATGTTTTTTATGGACGGCGACCGTCCGCGCATTGATGTGCTTATAAATCCTCTTCTTTTCTCCTTAACACTTGCGTCACCTGACCATCGCTCCATCCTCCCTCAGCTTAATGTTCCCTGCATCCAGGCAATTACTTCCATGGCACCTTTTTCCTTCTGGAAGGAGTCTCTTCAGGGACTTTCCATAATGGACGTTGCTTATTCTGTGGCTCAGCCTGAGTTTGATGGAACTCTTATAACGGTTCCCGTAGCCACGAGAGAAGAAGAATCTATTGATCCCATCACAGGTGCAGCTATTGTTAAATTCAAGCCCATACCTGATCGGGTTGATAAATTGGTGAGGCTAGCTCTTAATTGGGCTCGTCTTAAAAAGACTCCTGTAGAAGAACGTCGGGTCGCCATAGTATTTCACAACTATCCTCCCAGAAACGATAGAATAGGGTGTGCTGCAGGACTCGATAGCTTTGCAAGCGTTAAAAAACTTCTCGATCGAATGAAGGAATCCGGCTACAGAATTGATCGCACCTATTCTGATGGCGATGAACTGGCTCAGGAACTCCTTTCTCGTATGACATGCGACCAGCGATGGCTTCCTATAGAGGAGATGGCACGAAGAGCCGAAGCTTTTGGTAATTCGGAGGATATAAGCCGCTGGCACAGCGAGCTTCCCCTATCCGTTAAGGAAAAGATGCGTTCCGATTGGGGCAATCCTCCAGGTGATCTGTTTGTGCATGGGGGCAAGATGTATTTCTCTGGATTAATCAACGGAAATGTCTTTATTACAATTCAGCCACCTCGGGGCAGATTGGAAAACATTGAGAAAATATACCATAGTCCGGATCTTTCTCCGCCGCACCACTACCTGGCTCACTACCGCTGGATACGGGATATCTTTGGAGCTCACGCTGTTGTGCATGTTGGAAAACATGGGTCTCTCGAGTGGCTACCTGGAAAGTCTGTTGGGCTTTCTGGAGAATGCTATCCTGATCTCGCCATAATGGAACTTCCCAATGTTTATCCATACATAATTAACGATCCCGGCGAAGGAACTCAGGCGAAACGACGTTCTTACGCTTGCATAATTGACCATCTAACACCGTCTATGACCAACGCTGATCTTTACGACGATCTTGCAAAAATTCAGGAACTCGTGGCGGACTATCAAATTGCCTCAACGGAAGATCCAGCTAAGCAGGAAGTCCTTCGTCCCATGATATGGGATGCTGTAGAGAAAGCCCATCTGGAAAAGGATCTCGCCATAACAAAAGAAGAAGCCTTCAGGGATTTTGACGGCTTCCTCGAAAAGCTTCACGCTTATCTCGGTGAACTGAGCGATACAATGATCAACGACGGGCTTCACGTGATGGGGGTTCCTCCTGAAGGAGATCGACTTGCAGAGTTTCTCGTTCAGCTTACTCGTCTTCCAAACGGTGATGTACCATCTCTCAGGGAATCGATTATTTCTTTTTTTGGCTTTGATTACGACGATGTTTTAGAAAACCGAGGTAAACGTCTCGGGCGCTTTGGCGGAAAGACCGGGGCCGAGATTTTACGCATTGCTCATGAAAAAGCCCTTGAATTGGTTCGTCGGCTTCAAGTTGAGGATTTTTCTCTTGAAGCTGTTCCCAGGGTTACCACTCAGGTTCTTGGAAAGCGAGTTTCTCAAGTTGAAGCTGTGCTTTCTTACATAGCCGGGACTTTGGTTGATAATGTTCGAGCCTGCCGCGAGGAGATTAATTCATGTCTTAGTGCTTTTTCTGGAGGCTTTGTGCTTCCTGGACCTTCGGGAGCGCCAACTCGAGGTCAGGCAGACATACTTCCCACGGGAAGAAATTTTTATTCAGTTGATCCTAACAAGATCCCAACTCCGGCAGCCTGGGAAGTTGGTGTTAGACTGGGAAAAGCTCTGCTGGAACGCTGCCTTAAGGAAAAAGGAAACTACCCCGAAAGCGTGGGTATTCTGGTTTTTGCTACTTCTACGATGAGGACAAGAGGGGACGATATTGCGGAAATCTTTTATCTTATGGGCGTGAAACCGGTGTGGCAGAAGGGAAGCGGAAATGTGATAGGGCTTGAGGTAATACCTCTCGAGGAACTGGGGCGCCCGAGAATCGACGTGGTTCCAAGAATAAGTGGGCTTTTCAGAGATACCTTTCCAAACCTTGTTGAACGAATAGATGAAGCTGTTCAGATGGTAGCAACTCTTAAGGAGACAGCGGAATCGAACTTTCTGTTGAGGCATGTTGAGCAAGATATGAGAGAATATCTCGCAAGGGGCATGAATCGTGATGAAGCCTTTCGTGAGGCCACGCTCAGAGTGTTCGGTTGTCCTCCCGGAACTTATGGAGCTGGAGTGGCGGAACTTATCGAGTCTAAGATGTGGAAAACTCAGGAAGATTTGGGAAATATCTACATCAGGTATTCTTCTCATGCTTATGGTAGAGGTGTCTATGGCAAAGCCAGGCAGGAGACCTTCCGAAAAGTATTGTCTCGGGTTGATACAACGGTAAAGAATGAAGATTCTCGGGAATACGATATGATGTCCTGTACTGATTATTACAACTATTATGGCGGACTTATAGCAGCGGTGAAGACTGTTAGAGGATTCCTGCCGTTTGCTACCATGGGAGATAGCGCTGATCCAAGGCGCATTAAGATTAGAACTACTCAGGAAGAAGCAAAACATGTGCTGAGATCCAGACTTGTTAATCCTAAATGGCTCGAAGGAATGAAGCGGCATGGCTTCAAGGGGGCCGGCGACATTTCTCACGTGGTTGATATTGTTTTTGGGTGGGATGCTACTGCGGAAGTTATGGAAGACTGGATGTATGAAGAAATTGCAAGAACCTATGCTTTGGATCCAGCTATGCGTGAGTGGATGAAGAGAGTAAGCCCTTTTGCGCTCCAGAATATCCTGGATAAATTACTTGAGGCTATTGCTAGAAATATGTGGAAGGCATCGCCGGAAATGGAAGAGAAGCTAAGGGAGATTTTGCTCGAGATGGAGGGCGAGATAGAAGAATGGAGTGATCGTAGTGAATAAATTTTTTGTCTATCTCTCGCACTTTTAAATTTGGGTCATTATTTTTTACTTGCCATACGATATAAAAGTATAGAAAAAAGCGTGTTCGTTAATTTTGGTGTGCGGGAGGTAGCGGTTCGAATGAAGATTAGAAAGATGGTCTTAGGTGTTTTGACGGTTTTCGCGTTAATCCTTTGCCAGACACTTCAAGGATGGGGAGTATCGAAAGCCGAGGAACTTTATGAGAAAGCACAAGTAGAATCTTTTATGTTTAAAAAGCTCGCCATATACGATGAAGCCATTGCCATGGACAAAAATATGCTGGAGGCTCGTAGAGATAGAGCCTTTATACTATACTACCAGGGCAAGTATCCAGAGGTTGTAGAGGACTTAACGGTGTGCATCGAAAATGGGCTGGACGGAAGTGAGATTCGTTCTATGCGAGCCAAGGCGCTTATAGCTATTAAGAAATATTATGAAGCTCTGGATGATCTTTCAATAGCGCTTGATCTGGATAATCAAAACAGAGAAGCTCGATTGAACAGGGCTATTGCTAGCGCACGTCTTGGGAAATACGACAATGCTATAAGTGATCTGAAAATGCTGCTTAGAGAAAATCATCATGACAGAATTTCCAGCCAGGCTTATAGGCTTATGGGCGAGATACTTCTGGCTAGAGGTGAAAACGAAGTAGCAAGAGAATATTTTGCCAAAGCTGGCAGATGGGACAGTGTTTTAGGTATTAGCTTTCCTGGGGGCATGTATAACGCGAAAATCCTTAGCCTGATGGGCATGATAGGCCTTGTGGTTTCCTTCGCCGCTCTCATTTTCAAGGTTGATCTGCCTGCTCCAAGGCGCCCTAGAAAACGTTAAGCGGATTTAATTATTCGGGAGCGTGTTGTGCTGTGTATTACTGATTAAGAAGTCATGTGTGTTCTCAAAAAGCAGCACGTCACGCTTCTACTTTTTCGAACAGCCCTGGGCAAATAACTTGACGAATTTCAAGATTGTGTGGTAAGAGCAACCTTACCTGGCAGTTAGGAGAGATGGCCGAGTAGGTCGAAGGCGCTCGCCTGCTAAGCGAGTGTCCCGCCCAAAGCGGGACCGTGGGTTCGAATCCCACTCTCTCCGCCATCTGATATTGAAACCATCCCCTAACCCCATAGATTTTAGAAAGGTTTCTTTAAGTATGGAGATGTTTTCAATCCTTATCCTTAAGTTTAAGTATTTCATGAGTTTAAAAAGCTTAAGGAGTCCAATATGTTTAGCCTATGTTATACTTGTGGAAGCTGTGATGCCGAATGCCCAATAAACAGGCGAAGTAAGCAGCTTTCTCCAAGAAAAATTGTTAGATTTCATCTGTTAGGATACGACGATGAAGCATCCATCCTTCCGGAACTTTGGTATTGTGTTCGATGCGGTCGATGTGGAAGAGGATGTCCTATGGGGGTTAAGCCTTTTGAAGTTATTGAGAAGTTAAAATATCATCTAGCTGAGAAAAAATCTCACAGGATCGGGCGACTATATCTTTCCATAAGAGATCTTAAGATAAGGTTACAAAAGGCAAGGTATTGGCTCATAGAAGGTGTGTTTCGAGAGGAAAAAATTTCCCCTGTTGATGTATGGAATCAAGCTGAAAGTAAAACCAATCTGGTCAGTGAAGGGTTTATGGATGTTCAGGAATTTTATCCACCGAGATCTTCACTGGAGCGGTTGTTCCTGAAATATTTCGACTTTTCAACAAATCTAAGGCGCTGTTTTGCCTGTGGCTCTTGCACAAACGCCTGTCCTGTTTCGGCAAAAACCTGGATTTTAAGTCCTTTTAGAGTTTTTAGAATGGTCAGATGGGGGCTGATAAGGGAAGCGGCTTCAGAACCAGGTATATGGCTTTGCATAGATTGTGGACGATGTGCGGATGTTTGTCCTCAAAAGGTAAATGGGTTTTGGATAATGAAACTTCTTAGAGAATATGCAGTAGCGGAGAAGATTGTGGATAATAATTCTGTTCGCCGATGGGAATTTCTGGACGGGGAACTCTACAGAATATATCATAAAAATATAGTTGAGCTTTTTAGTGAGTAGGCCAGATGTTGGGCAAGAACGAATGGTATAACAATTTTCAGGAGGGCTGTTATGGCTATAATAACCATTTCCCGGGGATCCTACAGTCACGGAAAAGAAATTGCTGAGAAAGTGGGGCAGAAGCTTGGGTATGAGGTTATTTCTAGAGAAGTCCTAATTGAAGCTTCCAGACAGTTTAATGTTCCTGAGGTAAAACTTATTCATGCTATCAAAGATGCTCCATCTTGGCTTGATAGTATCACTTACGGGAGAGAGAAATACATAGCTTATATTCAAGCGGCGATCCTTAGACATTTTAAGAGGGACAATGTTGTTTATCATGGTTTTGCAGGTCACTTCTTTGTGAAAAATGTTCCTCACGTTCTCAAAGTAAGAATCATAGCTGACATGGAGGAGAGAATAAAACTGGTTATGGAAAGGGATGGAGTTTCCCGAGATGAAGCCATTAAACAGCTAACGAAGATTGATGAAGAAAGGAGAAAATGGAGCCAAAGACTTTATGGCATTGATACATTCGATCCACACCTTTACGATCTTGTTATCAGAATAAAAAAGCTCAAAGTGGACGATGCTGTGGATATTATTTGCCATACTGTGTCTATGGACGCTTTTAAGACGACGCCAGAATCACAGATGATGATGGATAATCTGGTTATGGCAGCAGATATAAAGGCTGCTATTGTCCATCTTCGTCCCGACGCAGAAGTTAACTATGAAAGCGGAGTAGCTACGGTGCATACAACTTTGCCTCTGGAAGTAGATGAAACCGATCTGAAACGCCAACTTGAAGAAACTTGCCTTAAAATTCCTGGAGTGAGAGAAGTCAGGATTCGTATATCTCCAGCAACTATATTTAAGAGATAACAACGTAATTAAAATAAGCCTTGAAAGTTTTCTGCTGGCGGCGGTTTAACGATAAAGATGGCGGAGGGAGTAGGATTCGAACCCACGGTCCCGCTTCCACGGGACAACGGTTTTCAAGACCGCCGCCTTAAACCACTCGGCCATCCCTCCGGACTGAAAACTCGTCGCTGTTCATGATTAACTTAGAACAGGACAGGTTGTTTAATAATTTAAAACTCACCGAAAGTCAATCCCATCCAAAAAGGGACTTTCTAAAGCTCTCTTTTCGATTCTTTTCAAGTATCATCCCATCCGGGTGGTTGTTCTTAGAAACCTTAAGGAGTTTCATCGAGTTTTCCCATTTTTCCGATTACGCCGTGGTAAAAACCTTTCAGAGTGTATTTAAGATTCTCAAGTCGTGGTTTCACAAATAATGGGAAGCCAAATAGATATCTAAAGGATCTCAAAAATATTGAACATCTAAATTGTAAGTCCAGATTATCATTCCTAAAGGAAAGAAAAACCGCATTTCTCGTTATATAGTAGGAACGGGTAGGAGATCTTTGATACACAAACCTCCACATGACTTTGGCGGCACTGTCTCCTAATCTGTGTTGGACCGTCACATCTGCGTTGCCGACGATTTTATATCCCTTTTTTATTGCTCTCCAGCACCATTCCATATCTATCCAGTCTATGAATAACTTTTCCATCATCAACCCTACATCATTTAAACATGTTGCGTTTATAATAGTGCCAGAAGATATTAAGTGAAAAACTTCGTGTTTTCCGAAAGCAGGATATATTTTTTTGAAACCGAATTTACTTCTTATAACAAAACCCTCTAGTTTACCGGTGTGCATGTTTACAAATAATGGCCCAGCTGCGGCCACATTTTTTTCTTTAAAACATTCCATCATTTTTTCCACGAAATCAGATGGATAAACTGTATCTTGATCGGAAATCAGTATATAATCTATTTTTTCTTCTAACGCTTTTTTTATTCCAACGTTCTGAGCACAAGCTATTCCACGATTTGTTCCTAGATAAATTATTTCCAGATTTTCATGGTTATTGAAGATTTTTGGTTTTAAGTAGCTATTTGGAGTATTATCGACTACATATAATTTCCGACATTGGTGTATTAAACTTTCGATGCAGTTTCTAAAAACTTCGAGATCTGGCTTATAGGTTACAATTATGGCTCCTACTTTTGGCGGTTTTTTTTCTTTTTCCATGTCTTACTTTATTTAAAACTTTGAGTGATTGATTATCAGGTTCTTCAAACATACCAAAAATACGATCTGGAACACAATCGGAAAATCATTTGTTGATGACAAAGAGCACCAATAGGTTCTACCGGATATCAGTCCTAAAAGGGAGACAGGTAGAGCACGTTACAACTTGGCCTTACATATAGTGGGAATTTGCTAACAACATTCTTATGAACTAAGGATGTTCAGAAGAGACCGCCATGATAACCATGGCGGTTTCCCTATCTTAGGGGCATATCACAATGACATATCATGCTCCTACTCATGAGGCGCTACTTTGACGATCTTGTTCCGACGTTCTCAAAACGTGGGGGCAAAAAGATCCTAAATAAGGGTAATTTTTGAATAACCTCTTTTGAGCTTGCTGTTTTTATTCGTCTAAATTAAAATGTCAATCTCATAATTACATTGATTAACTCATTTCCCTTGGCTAACTTTCTGTCTCGGTTGCTCTTATGCTCCAGCAAAATCCAAGAAGTGGTCATCTGGTTTTAGGTTAAAAAACTTTGGTAAGTGTTAAACACAGAAGAGGAGGATATCAAATGGGAAAAAGATTTTTATTTATTCTGGGCGTTTTTTCGCTTGTTTTTACTAGCTTTGTTTATGGGGCTGAAATGAACTTAAAAGAAGGGCTTTGGGAGATAACAGTCCAGGTCAGTTCCCCTGACATGCCAATGCAAATGCCAGCTCAAAAGTTTACTCAATGTATCACGAAAGATAACTCCATTCCTGAAGCTGAAATGGAAAAAAATAAAGATTGTAAGATTGAACAAAAAAACATTTCGGGCGATACGGTAAGCTGGAAGTTGGTTTGTCAAGATGGTGAAGAAAAAATTGTAAGTGAAGGAAAGGTAACATATAAGGGCGATACCTTTGTCGGTGAGTCTGTAACAAAGACATCGGATGGAATGGAAATGCGCCAAAAGATGACCGGAAAATGGATAGGAAAATGTTCAAATTAAAAATATTGTTTTTGGGAACCATATTTATTCTGGTATGCCTGCATCTCACGGTTAATCCTGGCTTTGCTCAGGAGGATGCTTACACCCCGCCCAAGGGAAGCCAGGAAAGAAAAGCCATTCTGGATGCTTTAAGGGATACCCTTAAAACCTTTGATGTCGGAAAAGTCGTTTTCGTGGTCAGACATCTCAAAGTTAAGAATAGCTGGGCATGGGTTGAGACATACCCTCAGAGTCCTGACGGTGCTAGTAAATATGAACCTGTGGATGCTCTTCTGCATAAAGAAGGGAACAATTGGGTTGTTAAGGCTATGCGTCCATGCTGCGGAGAATGTGCCGATGACCCAGAATGTGAAGACATAAAAAGATATTATCGAAAGCTCATGAGGGAGTTTCCATCTGTCCCTAAAGAGATATTTCCTTGGTAGAAAAAAGATGGACTGTCTCCATTCCTTTGTATGTATATGTAAAGGAGGAGTTTAGCAAACGTCGATCAAAGAGAAGTTGGAGCGACTTAAGCCAACCCTGTTCAAAGATGATTTGGACCATCTTTCCCATTACTTCTTCTTTAGAACCTAGAGTCTAAATTGTTTATAGATGTCTTCAAAAACTTCTAAATCAGATTCTCGAATATCAAGGCCAAGATGACAGAATTTGTCAGTATAAGCACTTGCTAGATTTCGCCAAACAAACATGGGAGGTAGATAGTTCGGTTGACGGGCAAGCTGACCCGGATTGTGATGGGCATCGAAATGGTTCAGTTCTTTTTTTATCGTGTTTTATACTCTTATATCTGAGAGACGATACAATGCGGTGTTGCCGTGTAGTCTGCTAAAGTAATACAGATATCTGAAGGGATCTGAATAATAGTATAGTCCCTGAACCTTTCTTTAAATAAGGAAAGAATTTCATTATCTTGAGGGATACCAAAGGAGGGTAAAAGAATTTTGCCTTCCATTAGGATAAAACCTAGGTAATCTCCAAAGGCATTATTGATATTTGGAGGTTCAGGCAGATCTATAGAAATAAAATCATCAGAATACACAGAGGGATCGATAAACGGATCAAAGATGGAATCGTATAAAAAAGTATTCTCCACAAATCGGAAAGATCCATCTATATGACCTGTGAAATCCCCTGGATAAGGCATAATATGGAGAGAGATATCTGATATAATGCTGTCTAAGTAGTTCCTTATTCCTTCATAACCACATATACTATTGTGGACGAGAGCCTTAGAAGAGATTAAGCAGATTCTATCATTATAGGATACAGAACCTCCATCAAGATTAATACCAGGTCTATATTCCACAGATCCTCTGCTTCGGAGATAAGGAACTAAAACATCTCTCTGAAAAAGATCTATTTTCTTTCTCATACGGCGGGTTTCATAACTTTCTTTCATAGAGTTTACACAAAAGACAATGTTGTTATTAAGGTCGTGACATAAAAATGTATAGAACCAATCTCTAATCCAGGGAGTAGGTGATTGAAATGGAAGAGTTTGAAAGCTAATTCCATTTGCTTTTAAGAAGGATATAAAAGAGCCAATCGCTTTAGATACTTCTGGATAAAGAGAAGAATCTGCCAAAATCAAAGTCTTAGTCTTATGCTCAGGAATTAGTCTCATAAGTTACACATCCTAAAGTAGAGAGGAATTTGATGAATAACCAAGAACCAATCTCTTTCATTCCTTCCACCTTTTAGGGTCTCTTCAATTCAACTATCAACTTTAGTTCCGGCGAAATTATCAAATCGGTTCAGAGAAAAAAGTAGTTCCTGAAGGCAGCAAGAGAATGTTCTTCGTCTTCTGAGAACATGCCGTCTTGAAGGGTTGATGAAAACAGCAACCTACTAGGCTTTTGTCAACAGTTCCATCAGAGATTGGCCATTGATATAAGAATTAAAAGCGATGTTTTTAGCTGTCTCTTGCGGTGTTCGTAAATCAGATTGAGTTATAGCGAACTTAGCCGCAGTCTAAATAATACGAGCCGAACCTTCTTCATAAGGTCGCTTGCACTCCTTGTGAGCACTGCGTAAATAGCTAGTATCGTTACCGCAAAACTTACATTTTCCCAAGTTTTACCTCCTGCAGAGAACATTAAAGCTCTCGTGATCAAGGCGAAGCGGTGTAAATTCGAATGAATCGGTCGCCGAGGACGGTGACCATCCCAATATTTTAGGGCCGTCTTGGGAGGGACGGCGTCCTCGCCGTCCGTTTCTAGTGCGCCTGTGCCGGGCGCACCAAATTAAATGGGCGACCCATGCGTTGCCCCTACATGAGCCTGAAAGGGTGACGGTGGTGAACCGGAGATAACGATAACCGTCCCGTAGGGGCAGGCCTTGTGCCTGTCCAATCCCAGGGCCTTGTGCCTGCCCGATTACGGGGCAACCACAAGAGGTCGCCCCTACACTTCTCGAACCGCCCAGTGCGGACCCGCATGCCGGGGGGTGTGGGAGGGAATCGGTCAAACTGACCGCCCCTTATCCCAATATCCGGTGAATCACATATTGAGTCGTTTATTAGCTGCCTATTTTTTGTTCAGACTTGATTGTTTCTTTCCAATGAATTTCTTTTGCTTTATAGTATTACCTTTAATAAAGACAGGTTAAGCGATTGCTGTAAAAATTTAACTTTTTAGCAGGTCAGATGAACAAAAGGAGGCAGCGAAGTGCCAAGAATAGATGACTACCGAGAGGCTTTAAGAATTGCTAAGGAAAACATCCTGAAACAAGATCTTTCAGAAATTGCTGAAAAAGCCGGTGGTGAATTTGAAGAAAATGAAGAAGAAAAAATTATAAGGTTCAGTTTTTTCACGGATCCCTGTCTTTTAAGGGTTAAAGGTGGAGATGTAAGTATAGAACTGGGCATCGAGGGGAAGGAATTATCCCTTACAGATCAAGTTCTTGTTGCTCATTATTTGCTTGGAGCATCCGGAGAGAAAGAAACGGGTGAGTGGATCACCTTTAGAGACATACCCGATGGACATTTTTACTACGACGCTTTCCTTAGAAGGGCTCGCGATCCCTTTTTGAAAACTTTTGGTGAAAAGCTCCAACTTTACGAACGAGTGGCGCCAATGATTGGAGGGGTGCCGGTTGAAGGAATTGGCGATGTGGCTTTCGATTTTCGGGTATTTCCTAGAATAACTCTGAGAATTATACTCTGGAAGGGGGATGATGAATTTCCCCCGGAGGCTAGCATCCTCTTTGATAAGAACATTCAACTCTACTTGTCCGTAGAAGATATTGCTTATCTTAGCGGGGGGGTAGTTTACCGAATGATGGGTATTGCAAGATCTTTTTCTCAATAATCTCCAGGAAGGAGGCACAGCAAGATGAAAATCGCTGTAAGTGGCAAAGGCGGAGTAGGGAAGACTACTCTAGCTGCTTTTCTTGCAAAATGGCTTGGTCGAAATGGATTTGCAGTGCTTGCTATTGATGCCGATCCAGATGCCAATCTTGCTAATGCTCTTGGTTGTCCCAACGCCGATTCTATTAGCCCAATTGCTGAGATGAAAGATCTTATCTATGAACGCACAGAAGCTATGCCTGGAGGGTTTGGTGGCTTCTTCAAGATGAACCCGAAGGTGGATGATCTACCCGATAAGATTGCTGTGTCCTGCGGGGATAACGTAAGGCTTATGGTTATGGGAGGAGTTAAAAAAGGTGGTATGGGATGTGTTTGCCCTGAAAGCGTGCTTTTGAAAAATCTAGTCCATCACCTCGTCCTTCGTCACAATGAAGCTGTAATCATGGACATGGAAGCTGGTATAGAGCACCTGGGGCGAGGCACAGCAAGAGGCGTAACAGCTTTTATAGTTGTGGTTGAACCAGGTAAGCGTAGTATCGAGACAGCTTACAGGATTCGAGAGCTGGCAAGCGATATTGGGCTTGAACGAATATTTATAGTTGGTAATAAGATAAGAAGTGAACGGGATAAGGAATTTCTCGTTAAAGGGCTCAGCGAGTTTTCTTTCTTGGGATTTATTCCCTATGATGATGCTCTCATTGAAGCTGACATGAAAGGAGCTTTTCCTGAAGATGTGTCGGCCTATACGAGAGCCGCTTTCGAAAGCATAGGGGAAAAGTTACTTAAATTTAACCAGGAGAAGGAATGAAAAAAGGTGAATTCAGTATGTTATCTTGAACCGTCCATAGTAGACGTTCAAAGCCGACCGGATACTAGAAACGTTGCAATTGATAAAGTAGGTGTTAAAAATGTTCGGTATCCGCTTACGGTGCTCGATAAGCACAACGGCTTCCAGAATACTGTGGGGTCGATTAACATGTATGTTAACCTTCCCCGACGGTTTAAAGGCACCCACATGAGCAGGTTTATTGAAATTCTGAACGAATTCCATGGAAATTTTGATATTCGTAATCTTTCAAAAATTCTTGATACTATTAGAAAAAAACTTGATGCTGAATCAGCTCATGTGGAGATTGCCTTCCCTTACTTCATCAGAAAGCTGTCGCCTGTAACAAGGTCCCCTGGTCTAATGGAATATGGGTGCCGTGTTATTGGATCCATTGATCAGCATAACGGTTATGATTTGATTGTGGAAGTTATCGTTCCGATCACAACAGTCTGTCCCTGCTCAAAGGAGATTAGCGCCTACGGGGCTCACAACCAAAGAGGTTTGGTGAGGCTTGCCGTCAGATATGAGAAATTTATGTGGATTGAAGATCTTATCGCTATTGTTGAATCTTGCGCATCTTGCGATG of the Thermodesulforhabdaceae bacterium genome contains:
- a CDS encoding ArsA-related P-loop ATPase; its protein translation is MKIAVSGKGGVGKTTLAAFLAKWLGRNGFAVLAIDADPDANLANALGCPNADSISPIAEMKDLIYERTEAMPGGFGGFFKMNPKVDDLPDKIAVSCGDNVRLMVMGGVKKGGMGCVCPESVLLKNLVHHLVLRHNEAVIMDMEAGIEHLGRGTARGVTAFIVVVEPGKRSIETAYRIRELASDIGLERIFIVGNKIRSERDKEFLVKGLSEFSFLGFIPYDDALIEADMKGAFPEDVSAYTRAAFESIGEKLLKFNQEKE
- the folE2 gene encoding GTP cyclohydrolase FolE2, producing the protein MNSVCYLEPSIVDVQSRPDTRNVAIDKVGVKNVRYPLTVLDKHNGFQNTVGSINMYVNLPRRFKGTHMSRFIEILNEFHGNFDIRNLSKILDTIRKKLDAESAHVEIAFPYFIRKLSPVTRSPGLMEYGCRVIGSIDQHNGYDLIVEVIVPITTVCPCSKEISAYGAHNQRGLVRLAVRYEKFMWIEDLIAIVESCASCDVYSVLKRVDEKYVTEKAYENAKFVEDVVRDIALQMQNNPNITWFAVDVENFESIHNHSAYAYIERTKKRCE